The window GCAGCTTGAGCTGTTTGAGTGTGTAGTGCAGAATATGGGCAAATACTTCAGAGTCACTCTGGTAGCCAATGTACCCTGGGATGTTTTTGCCAAGCAGCCAATCTTTAATCGGTACGAAGGCGGTGTTCTCACCATTGGTCATGGTGGCAATACCTTCTATAAAGAATGGGTGGCAGGCGTACAGGTTAATGCCGTAGTTGGTGTTCTGCCGACCCTGGGCCATGCAGACACGCGACTTGATCTGGCCGTCCCATAAAGAGAGTGCGTTGCCGATCTCAAGCGGCCAACCGACTTCCTTGATCATCGCAACATCAGGATAGAAGGAGAATACTGTCAGGTCGTTGTTGTTGTCCTCACCCAGCTTTCTTAAGGCGAGACGAGTGAGTAGCAATTCCCTTTCGCGCTCTTCCTGCGGTTTGTCTTTAAATTCAACAGGCATGCGGTAGGCACGAAGAAAGTATCTGTAGCGGTCTTTGGCTTCGATGAGTTCCGGACGCATGGTGAAACGATGGTCATATTTGAGCTCGTATCCGCGTTCATCCATGAACTCATCCATGCGCTGTTCCGCTTTTTTAGAATGTGCGATTCCGGAAAGAATCGGGAAGCGCGGATTGTATTTGAAATCTTCAAACTCCATCCCGCGAAGTAGCAGTCCAAGCCCGGAGCCATCATAACCTTCCTGCATGGCTTCCATTGCCTGTATCACTTCGTACGGGGAGAATGGTTCATTCGCTGTTTTTAGAGCTAAGCGACACATGGTTTCTCCTGCTGAAAATAAAGAAAGTAGCCCGGATGGGCTATGTTAAACGCGTCTATGAGGTACAAGCCGGGACGGGGATTCCTGCCGGATGAACAAAGACTAGAAAATTACGATACTGCGAAGTTGGATTTGTAGATTTAAATAAAATTCCAGAGAAAGTCAAGAAAAATACTATATTGTCAGATTTCTGGCAAAAATTCAGAATAATATTCAAAAATGTAAAAAAAGAGGTGCTCAATTGTCGGTATGGGCAATTACGGAGTAAGAGGAGCAGGGAGGTCATTCAATGAAAAATTGTATGGATTGGTTTAAATCAGGATTTTTTATCTGTAAAGATGGGGCAGGCGCCCTGTTTATCTCGTGAAATGTGAAGATTAGGCTGTTGGTGCCAGGAACTGTATATTGAGTTTCATCGTAAAGGTGGCACTATGATCTGAACTAAGCCTGATCTGGTGGAATACCAGTTGGAGGGCTCACCTTGCAGGACCCGGGTGGAGTGAATGATTCTCTGCCGACGGAAGTATTGCAGTTGAGCAGAAATGCAGGCCCAACACAGCTGCTTGAGATGCCGGTGCCTGGGGAGTGGTAGGAAATAAAAAACGCCAGTTACCTTAGCGATGGAGTCGCAGAGTATGCTGGCGTTTAAAAATCAGGGTGAAAGGGGCTATTTCAAAATGCGGCCGATGTCTTTGACCTGATCAACTTTTTCTTTGATCTCTGCGGCTTCTTTGACGCCTGGGATATCATCGACGATCTTCTTGGTTTCTCCTTCAACGTCACTGACGCCTTTTTTGAAAGAGGAGATGGCCTTGCCAAGTCCGTGTCCGATCTCTGGAAGCTTTTTGCCACCGAAAACGAGCACTCCTATGGCAAGAATTACAATTAGCTCAGGTGTGCCGAGTCCAAACATGATTTGCTCCTAAGGGGCTGTTGCTTCTAATGCGATGTAGCGAGAGGTTTGATCAAAAAACTAAGCGGTCTTGTCGCTGTTGTCTTTCTTGTCCTCATCAATTTTCTTGGGATCCTCTTCCTGACGGGTAGCCTCTTTGAAATTTTTAATACCTTTACCAATTCCGGAGCCGATCTCTGGAAGTTTACCTGCTCCAAAAATAATTACAATAATAACCAGAATAACGATGAGTTCCGGCATTCCAAGTCCGAACATATATTTACCTCGGCGAAAGAAATTACAATAAACTGACCATCTTTAGCCTAGACGGATGGTCTTAAAAAAGTGCCACTAGAATGTAGAGTAGAATCGACAGAAAGTCAAGGATGTTGGATTCCCGGCCGATTGCCCTGACAATTATCAAATTATGTCATGTGCTTTTTATGACTTGAGCGATTGCTGCAGCTTTTGCGAGAATTTTTTCCTCGTCAAGAGTGGTGAGTTTCCTGTCTCGCATGACGACCTTCCCGTTAATGACCGAGTGAAGCACATCCCCGCCCCGTGCAGCATAGACCATGTGTGATGGTATATTATAACAGGGCGTCAGGTGAGGCTGATCGAGGTCGATGACGATGCAGTCAGCTTTTTTGCC of the Desulfosediminicola ganghwensis genome contains:
- the tatA gene encoding twin-arginine translocase TatA/TatE family subunit; protein product: MFGLGTPELIVILAIGVLVFGGKKLPEIGHGLGKAISSFKKGVSDVEGETKKIVDDIPGVKEAAEIKEKVDQVKDIGRILK
- a CDS encoding twin-arginine translocase TatA/TatE family subunit; the protein is MFGLGMPELIVILVIIVIIFGAGKLPEIGSGIGKGIKNFKEATRQEEDPKKIDEDKKDNSDKTA
- a CDS encoding class II glutamine amidotransferase; translation: MCRLALKTANEPFSPYEVIQAMEAMQEGYDGSGLGLLLRGMEFEDFKYNPRFPILSGIAHSKKAEQRMDEFMDERGYELKYDHRFTMRPELIEAKDRYRYFLRAYRMPVEFKDKPQEERERELLLTRLALRKLGEDNNNDLTVFSFYPDVAMIKEVGWPLEIGNALSLWDGQIKSRVCMAQGRQNTNYGINLYACHPFFIEGIATMTNGENTAFVPIKDWLLGKNIPGYIGYQSDSEVFAHILHYTLKQLKLPLEAYKHIITPLSSKELEKHPQGEFLKGLRNVCRRLVIDGPNAVIGTLPDETCMLVMDQKKLRPATVGGRDGAWAIASEICGVDALVPDRDPSLDFQPMREHTVIIPPHRKELTIWSQHNQLPLPQAA